GCGCACGGTGAGGGTGTCACTGGCGTTGGGGTGGATCAGGTCGTAGAGGTCCGAGACCTTGCGGTCGGCGTCGGCCAGGATCGGGAAGTTGACGAGGGTGTTCTGGGTTTCGTTGATGTCTTCGATCCACTTGTGGTGCGAGTCCACCGGGTCGACCGACAGGGCAATGGCCTTGACGCCGCGCTGGGCGAATTCGTCCTTGAGCTTGGCGGTAAAGCCCAGCTCGGTGGTGCACACCGGGGTGAAGTCCGCCGGGTGGGAAAACAACACACCCCAGCTATCGCCCAACCATTCGTGGAAACGAATCTTGCCGGCGCTGGAATCCTGTTCGAAGTCGGGGGCGATATCGCCCAGTCTTAGGCTCATGGTGTGGCTCCTGGTGAGTGCTTATGGAGCCCACTGTGCATGGATTGTGGATAATTTAAAAAGAATAAATATCGATTTATCTAGACGATAAAGGAATATTAAAAAAGGGTTCATTGGACGTGCGCAGGGACGAGGCGCACCATCGTTTCCAAGGTTCGAGAAGGCCTTGAGACGCTGTACAAAGAGGGGTTCAGGAAGGGCTTGCGGGGGTTTAGCCCGACTTGAAAGCAAGACACCTTGCCCGGCGTTGCGCCGGGCAAGGTTTTTACAGCCTTACAACAGCTTCACGCTACTAGAACAGTGGCAGCGAGTAGCTGACGATCAGACGGTTTTCGTCCTGATTGCGCTGGCCGGCAATGTCGTTGCGCCACATGGCGTTTTTCCAGGCTACGCCAACGTTCTTCAGCGGACCTTGTGGCACGACGTAGGCAACAGTGATGTCACGTTCCCACTCGCTCGCGCCGTTGGAGTTCACAGTAGGTTGCGGCGTTGTAGAGCCGACCTTGCCGGCAGTGTCGATGTTATCGCCACGCAGGTAAACCACACCGGCGGTCAGGCCAGGCACGCCAACCTTGGCGAAGTCATAAGCGTAGCGAGCTTGCCAGGTGCGTTCGCCAGCGCGAGCGAACTTGGCGATCTGCATGTCAGTGGTCAGATAGGCCGACGCACCGTCGCCCTGGTTCAGGAACGGGAAGTCACTGTTGCCGTTGCTGGCCTGGTAACCGCCACCGAAGGTGTGACCTTCAACGGTGTACAGAAACAAGCCGCTGTACAGGTTGTTGTCAACTTTACCCTTGGTGATGTTGTTACCGGCGGCGTTAGTACCGTAGTCACCGCTGGTGTAGTAGGTGGCGTCGTTGCTGTTGTTACCGTCAGAGCGGCTATTGAAGTAGCGCAAGTCGGTTTTCAACACGCCAGGACCGATGGCCCAGTTGTGCAGCAGGCCCAGGAAGTGTTGCTTGTAGAACTGATCCAGGTTGCCGTAGTAGTACTGGGCAGTCAGGTCTTTGGTGATTTTGTAGTCACCACCGGCGTAATAGAACTTGTTGCTGTCGCGACCAGAGGCCGTACGACCGTTGGCACCTGCGATAGACAGGTTTTCAACGTTGCTGGAGTTACGACCCTTGGCCTTTTCGATCTGACCCGCTACCAGCGTGAAGTCCTTGATATCGTTGGTAGTAATCTGGCCACCCTGGAAGGTTTGCGGCAGCAGACGACCATCGTTGGTCACCAGAACCGGCAGCTTTGGCTGCAGCGTGCCCAGCTTCAATTCGGTCTGGGAGATCTTGGCTTTGGCAGTCAGGCCCAGGCTGGAGTAGTTATCAACAGCTTCGCCGTTGGACTTGCTCGGGAAAACCGTGCCGCCGTAAGAACCAGCGTTGCCGGTCGAAGGTTTAGTGGCACCGTTGGTGCCGCCGCCCGAATCCAGACGCACGCCCAGCAGGCCGATAGCGTCAAGACCAAAGCCTACGGTGCCTTGGGTGTAACCGGAGATGAAGCGCAGGTCGAAAGCTTGGCCCCACTCTTCCGACTTGTTCTGCGCGCCGGCCGCTTTGGTAGCGCCATCACGGTTATCAGTGTTGATGTAGAAGTTACGCAGACCCAGTGTGGCCTTGCTGTCTTCGATAAAACCGGCAGCGCCTGCTTGCTGGGCGATCGCGCCCAAAGCTACAGCCAAAGCCAAGGTGGACTTCTTCATGTACCGCTCCTCTCATTTCTAATTTTTGTATTTCTTTGGTCTCGGGTCTGACGCCCTCGATCCACAGATGCGCGATTACCACCGGATAGTGACTGACAAGTCAATCGTAACCTTGTGTGTCTACTACCTTCGTCTAATCGCAGTTGATTTGGTCCCTGCAGGGTAATGAGTTTTTCATACACCCAAAAAGAATTATTTCATTCTTTTTCATACGATCTAGGAATAAGCCTTGGCATGAGACAGGCAGGTCAGGGTAGACCAACCGCTCCATAAGCTAATTCCTAAAGGGTATTTGTTAGCGCTTTTTTAGATCGATTAGTGTGGCCGCTCTGCTGCATACGTCACCCACGATCAAAAAGGCGACGCCATCATGGCCAAACGCATATCCTCCCGTCAATTTGTTACAGTTTTTGTGTCACTAATAGTTTCTTTTAGTGTCCAAGCCGCCGATTTGACCATCGGCTACCAAACTGGCATCGATCCCAGCAAAGTCCCCCAGGCCGATGGTGCCTATGAAAAGGCCATTGGCGAGAAGATTGCCTGGCGCCGCTTCAACAGTGGGCCGCAAGTCGTAACCGCCATCGCGTCCGGCGATGTGCAAATCGGCAACCTCGGTTCCAGCCCCCTGGCAGCTGCTGCCTCGCGCAATCTACCCATCGTTGCGTTCATCGTATCGGCGCAGATCAACAGTTCTGAAGCCTTGGTGGTGCGCAACGGCAGCGGTATCGACAAACCCGAAGACCTGATCGGCAAAACCATCGCCACGCCCTTTGTCTCGACCTCTCATTACAGCCTGCTCGGCGCTTTGAAGCACTGGGGCCTGGACACCAAGCAAGTCAAGGTGGTGAACCTGCAACCGGCGGAAATTGCTGCTGCGTGGAAACGTGGCGATATCGACGGTGCTTTTGTGTGGTCGCCCGCGCTCGGAGAGATCCGCAAGACCGGAAAAAACCTGACCGACGCGGCCCAAGTGGGCCGGTGGGGCGCGCCGACGTTTGAAGTGTGGGTGGCGCGCAAGGATTTTGCAGAGAAACACCCTGAGGTCGTGGCCAAGTTTGCCAAGGTCACCCTGGACTCATTCGCCGACTATGCGGCCCACAAAGACAGCTGGACGGTGGATTCAGAACCGGTGCAAAAAATCGCCAAATTGACAGGTTCAAATGCGGCCGACATTCCTGAGTTGTTGGCCGGCACTACGTTCCCGGATGCCCAGGCGCAGCAAACCGATGCACTGCTTAAAGGCGGCACGGCAAAGGCGATTGGGGAGACGGCGAAGTTTTTGAAGGAACAGGGGAAGGTTGAGACGGTGCTGCCGGACTATTCGGCTTTCGTGACCGACAAATTCGCCAAGGAATAAATGCGATCAAAAATGTGGGAGGGGGCTTGCCCCCTCCCACATTTGGATTTGCATCGACCTGCAGATAGGGTTTACAGCGCCTTTTCGAAAATCTTCGAATTACGCTGATAGTTGTACAGCGACGCCCGCGCCGACGGCAGCCGGTCGACAGTGCTCGGCACAAAACCACGTTCACGGAACCAGTGGGCGGTACGGGTGGTGAGGACGAACAAGGTTTTCAAGCCTTGGGCACGGGCACGGGTTTCAATGCGTTCGAGCAACTCATCACCCCGCCCGCCGTGGCGGTACTCGGGGTTCACCGCCAGGCAGGCCAGTTCGCCCGCATCCGAATCGGCAATCTGATACAGCGCCGCACAGGCGATGATCATGCCTTCGCGCTCGACCACGCTGAACTGCTCGATCTCACGCTCCAGCACTTCCCGCGAACGGCGCACCAGGATGCCCTGCTCTTCCAGCGGGCTGATCAGGTCGAGCAAGCCGCCGACGTCTTCAATCGCCGCCTCGCGCACCAGTTCGAATTGCTCCTGGGCCACCAAGGTGCCACCGCCATCGCGGGTAAACAGCTCGGTGAGCAGCGCGCCATCTTCGGCGTAGCTGACGATATGGCTGCGCCCTACGCCGCCCCGGCAAGCCTCGGCGGCCGCATCGAGCAGCTCGGCCTGGTAGTTGCTGCTGCCCAGGCGTTGCAGGTGGGCCGGTACCTGTTGCGGACGCAGTTCGCGCACCAGGCGGCCGTTTTCGTCGATCAGGCCGAGGTCGGCGCCGAACAGCAGCAGCTTGTCGGCCCCCAGGTCGATGGCGGCGCGGGTGGCGACGTCTTCGCAGGCCAGGTTGAAGATCTCACCGGTCGGCGAGTAACCCAGTGGCGACAGCAGCACGATGGAACGTTCATCCAGCAGGCGATTGATGCCCTTGCGATCGACCCGACGCACTTCGCCAGTGTGGTGGTAATCCACACCTTCGAGCACGCCGATCGGGCGCGCGGTCACGAGGTTGCCGCTGGCCACCCGCAGGCGCGAGCCCTGCATCGGGGACGAGGCCATGTCCATCGACAAGCGCGCTTCGATAGCAATACGCAGGTGGCCGACCGCGTCGATCACGCACTCCAGCGTGGGCGCGTCGGTGATGCGCATGCCTTCGTGATAAGCCGGGATCAGGCCACGCGCTTCAAGGCGCGCTTCGATCTGCGGGCGCGAGCCATGAACCAGCACCAGCCGCACGCCCAGGCTGTGGAGCAGCACCAGGTCGTGGACGATATTGCCGAAGTTGGGATGATCCACGCCGTCGCCGGGCAGCATGACGACAAAGGTGCAGTCGCGGTGGGCGTTGATGTAGGGCGAAGCGTGACGAAGCCAATTGACGTATTCGGGCATAACACCTGGGCCTGTAATAAAAAGCAGCCAAAAAAGGACGGATCGTGAAAACGCACAGCGGGCTGATGGTTATCGTCGGAACAGGCTTGGCGACACGCTCGCTCTCCTTCTATGTACGAACAGGCAGGGGTTAATTTATGCAGGTTTCAGGCAGTAATGTTCAATCAGTTCCCGCAATAGACGCACTGTAGGCGTCAAGCGTGACATTTCGAGGTACTCGCCCGGCTGGTGCGCACAGGCGATATCGCCAGGGCCAAGCACCAGGGTTTCACAACCAAGGCGCTGAAGATAAGGCGCTTCGGTGCCGAACGCTACTGCTTCGGCACGATGACCGGTCAATCGTTGCGCAACGCGCACCAGTTCAGCGTCTTCTGGTTGCTCGAACGGCGGTACTTCGGGGAACAGCGGCGCGTAGTCGATCTTGACCTGATGGCGCTCGGCAAGGGGTTCGAGCTTCTGGCGGATGGCCGCACGCAACACCTCAGGATCCATGCCCGGCAAAGGCCGCAGGTCGAACTCCAGGGAGCACTGGCCGCAGATACGGTTGGGGTTGTCGCCGCCATGGATGCAGCCGAAGTTCATGGTCGGCTGTGGCACGCTGAATTGCGGGTTGCGGTATTCGCGCTGCCAGAGCAGACGTAGGCCACGCAGTTCGCCAATGGCGTCGTGCATGGCTTCAAGGGCGCTGTGGCCCAGGCTGGGGTCCGATGAGTGGCCGCTGCGCCCTAGGATGTCGATGCGTTCCATCATCACACCTTTATGCAAGCGGATCGGCTTAAGCCCCGTGGGCTCGCCGATCACCGCTGCGCGGCCCAGCGGGCGCCCGGCGTCGGCCAGCGCGCGGGCGCCTGACATGGAGCTTTCTTCATCGCAGGTGGCGAGGATCAGCAACGGTTGCTTGAACGGTTGGTCCAGCAGCGGCAATACCGCTTCGATGGCCAGGGCGAAAAAGCCCTTCATGTCGCAACTGCCCAATCCTACCCAACGGCCGTCGACTTCCGTCAGCTTGAGCGGGTCGGTTTTCCACAGGGCAGCGTCATAAGGGACTGTGTCGCTATGGCCGGCCAGCACCAGGCCACCAGGGCCACTGCCGAAACTGGCGAGCAGGTTGAACTTGCCGGGGCTGACCTGCTGGATGTCGATGGCGAAGCCCAGGTCCCCCAGCCAACTGGCGAGTAGATCGATCACCGGGCGGTTGGTCTGGTCGAGAGACGCTTGGGTGCAACTGACCGACGGCGCGGCAATCAAGGCGGCGAACTGCTCTTTCATGGACGGTAACGGCATGCGCGGTCTCTCAACTTCCCGGATGAGCCCCACTATAGAGCCATCTGCACGACACAATAAACCGTTGCGGCACGTTGCCGGGCTCAGTCCTGTACACTGCACGCCCTTGGCAGCCACACTTTTCCCCGGCTGCGCTCCCGATCCTGGATTTTCCGGCCATGCAGAAAGAAACCGAAATCAAGCTCCGCGTCAGCCGCGAAACACTCGCCGCGCTGCGTGAGCACCCGTTACTGAAAAAACGCAACAAAAGTGGCTGGGAACGCCTTGAGTTGATGAACCAGTATTTCGACACCCCCGAGCGCGACCTGGCCCAGGCCAAAGTCGCCCTGCGCCTGCGCAAGGACGGTGACGCCATCATCCAGACCCTCAAGACCCGTGGCCAGAGCGTCGCCGGCTTGTCGCAGCGTAACGAGTACAACTGGGACCTGCCCAAAGCCAAGCTCGACGTGAAGAAACTCGACGGCGAATGCTGGCCCGAGCAACTGGCCGAGCTGGACAAGAAAACCCTCAAGCCGATCTTCACCACCGACTTCGTGCGTGAACGCGCCGAAATCGCCTGGGGCCGTGGCAAGGCCAAAGTCGTGATCGAAGCCGCCCTCGACCTGGGCCACGTAGTGGTCGGCAAGCAGAAAGAAGAAATCTGCGAGCTGGAACTGGAACTGCGCGAAGGCGAGCCGGCTGCCCTGCTGGAACTGGCCGCCGAACTGGCCGCCACCCTGGCCCTGATGCCGTGCGATATCAGCAAGGCCGAGCGCGGCTACCGCCTGTATGACGCGAGCAGCTACTCCCTGAGCCTGCCAGCGCCGCAGATCCACGCTGAAATGCCATTGGACGATGCCTTCGCCGCAATCATGTGGCACCTGCTGGGCAGCAGCCAGCGTCTGGCCGAGCAATACCGTTTCAATGGCCACTGGCGCCTGCTACAGGACTGGGTCGACAACCTCGGCGAATTGCGCGCCCTGATCGGCAGTCTCGGCCAGGCCGCACCGCGTCAATCCACCAGCGAATTGCGCAGCGTACTCGATGCCTTGCTGGAGGACTGGCGCCCGCTGGTCCAGGCCGGTGATGACGATGAAGACATCCGCAAAGCCGCGCCGGAACAGTTCGTCGAGGAATTGGACGACGTGCGCTGGGGCTTGTTCTCGCTCAACCTGTCGCGCTGGCTGCTGGCCCGCACCTGGACCGCTGACCGCAACGTGCGTGGCAACCGCCAGGGCGCTGCGCAAATCACCAACTGGCTGCCGCGCCTGCTGGCCGACGACGCCGTCGCCCTGCAACTGCCGCGCTACCAGCAACAGCCGGAAGACCTGGCCGAGCAACTGCCGCGTATCGAACGCATCCAGGCCTGGCTGCACCATGCGCGTCAAGTGGTGGATATTCCAGAGCTGGACCGTTTGTACGGCGAGTTGAACAAGCTGGTACAACTGGCCAACCAGCCGATCACCGATGAGTCGCTGGATGCGCGGATGCACCAGGCGATCGCGGTGTATCAGAACCGTGCCTGGAAGACCTTGCTGCGTCTGTAAGATCGCTATCGCGGGCAAGCCCGCTCCCACATTGGAATGCATTCTGCTGTGGGAGCCGGGCTTGCCCGCGATGAGGCCTTACCTGTCAGCGCAATACTGGCAGGCTGGTGGTGGACTTGATCTCCGACAACGCCACAATCGAATTGACCTCCTGAATCCCCGGCACCATCGACAACTTCTCAAAGAAAAACCGCTCGTACGCCTCGATGTCCGACGTCACGATGCGCAGCAGAAAATCCACCGCCCCCATCAGCACATAACACTCCAATACTTCTGGAAAGCCGCGAATCGCGTCGGTGAACTCAGTGAAGTTGGATCGGCCGTGGGCGTTGAGTTTGACCTCGGCAAAAATCTGCGTGTTGAGGCCGATCTTCTTGCGATCCAACAGCGTCACCTGGCCGCGGATAACGCCCTCCTCCTTGAGCCGCTGAATGCGCCGCCAGCATGGCGATTGGGACAATCCCACCTGTTCGGCGATCTGTGCGCTGGAGAGCGAAGCGTCCTCTTGCAACAGGGCCAGGATTCGACGGTCGTAGACGTCCAAATCGCTTTGCATAAAAATACCTTTTACTGTCTTAGTATTGAATTGATCTATTCGATTTTCCGCAAACTCGGCCCATCTTAGATAAGAAATCTCCGTTGGCGAATGTAAAAATTCCTCCAATCGAATCTGGAGAGTCAGCATGCACGCCGTCGAAACCACATACCCTGCTGCCCGCGTCGACGCGTGGGCTGTCACCAGCGCCCATTGCGAGGCGCATTACCAGATCGTCGCCGAGGCGGAGCCCGATGTGTTGTGCCGGGTATTCAACTATTTCGCGCTGCAATTTCTCACCCCTCGACAAGTCAGCGTGAACCGGGGAGGCGACCTGCTGAACATCGATATCGTGATCGACGGCCTGAGCTGGCATCGGGCCCAGGTCATCGGAGAAAAGATTCGAAACCTGATCAGCGTGTGCACGTTGGACGTGTGGCCGGCTGATTCCGTGGGGCCTGCAGCAATGGTTGCGGCCGCACAGTAAAGACCTGCAACACACGCTGGGAGGAGGAAATTTCGGGGCTGGCTAGCCTGAAATTTCGTCCAAGCCTACCCAGGAAACCCTACATGTCTGTTGATCAGCGATTGGAACTGCATGCGTTGCTGCCGGCCTTGGTGGCGGGCGGCTTGATCCCTCCCGACACCGCGCAGCGCTTATCGGCAATGCCGGCCAGCGACAGCCAACACCCTTTGGAGTGCATCGCCGCCCACGGGCCTTCCCTGGAAACCCT
The genomic region above belongs to Pseudomonas sp. S35 and contains:
- a CDS encoding peroxiredoxin translates to MSLRLGDIAPDFEQDSSAGKIRFHEWLGDSWGVLFSHPADFTPVCTTELGFTAKLKDEFAQRGVKAIALSVDPVDSHHKWIEDINETQNTLVNFPILADADRKVSDLYDLIHPNASDTLTVRSLFVIDPNKKIRLTITYPASTGRNFHEILRVIDSLQLTDNHKVATPANWQDGDEVVIVPSLKDEEEIKKRFPKGYRAVKPYLRLTPQPNR
- a CDS encoding OprD family porin, producing the protein MKKSTLALAVALGAIAQQAGAAGFIEDSKATLGLRNFYINTDNRDGATKAAGAQNKSEEWGQAFDLRFISGYTQGTVGFGLDAIGLLGVRLDSGGGTNGATKPSTGNAGSYGGTVFPSKSNGEAVDNYSSLGLTAKAKISQTELKLGTLQPKLPVLVTNDGRLLPQTFQGGQITTNDIKDFTLVAGQIEKAKGRNSSNVENLSIAGANGRTASGRDSNKFYYAGGDYKITKDLTAQYYYGNLDQFYKQHFLGLLHNWAIGPGVLKTDLRYFNSRSDGNNSNDATYYTSGDYGTNAAGNNITKGKVDNNLYSGLFLYTVEGHTFGGGYQASNGNSDFPFLNQGDGASAYLTTDMQIAKFARAGERTWQARYAYDFAKVGVPGLTAGVVYLRGDNIDTAGKVGSTTPQPTVNSNGASEWERDITVAYVVPQGPLKNVGVAWKNAMWRNDIAGQRNQDENRLIVSYSLPLF
- the tauA gene encoding taurine ABC transporter substrate-binding protein, encoding MAKRISSRQFVTVFVSLIVSFSVQAADLTIGYQTGIDPSKVPQADGAYEKAIGEKIAWRRFNSGPQVVTAIASGDVQIGNLGSSPLAAAASRNLPIVAFIVSAQINSSEALVVRNGSGIDKPEDLIGKTIATPFVSTSHYSLLGALKHWGLDTKQVKVVNLQPAEIAAAWKRGDIDGAFVWSPALGEIRKTGKNLTDAAQVGRWGAPTFEVWVARKDFAEKHPEVVAKFAKVTLDSFADYAAHKDSWTVDSEPVQKIAKLTGSNAADIPELLAGTTFPDAQAQQTDALLKGGTAKAIGETAKFLKEQGKVETVLPDYSAFVTDKFAKE
- the argA gene encoding amino-acid N-acetyltransferase: MPEYVNWLRHASPYINAHRDCTFVVMLPGDGVDHPNFGNIVHDLVLLHSLGVRLVLVHGSRPQIEARLEARGLIPAYHEGMRITDAPTLECVIDAVGHLRIAIEARLSMDMASSPMQGSRLRVASGNLVTARPIGVLEGVDYHHTGEVRRVDRKGINRLLDERSIVLLSPLGYSPTGEIFNLACEDVATRAAIDLGADKLLLFGADLGLIDENGRLVRELRPQQVPAHLQRLGSSNYQAELLDAAAEACRGGVGRSHIVSYAEDGALLTELFTRDGGGTLVAQEQFELVREAAIEDVGGLLDLISPLEEQGILVRRSREVLEREIEQFSVVEREGMIIACAALYQIADSDAGELACLAVNPEYRHGGRGDELLERIETRARAQGLKTLFVLTTRTAHWFRERGFVPSTVDRLPSARASLYNYQRNSKIFEKAL
- the argE gene encoding acetylornithine deacetylase; its protein translation is MPLPSMKEQFAALIAAPSVSCTQASLDQTNRPVIDLLASWLGDLGFAIDIQQVSPGKFNLLASFGSGPGGLVLAGHSDTVPYDAALWKTDPLKLTEVDGRWVGLGSCDMKGFFALAIEAVLPLLDQPFKQPLLILATCDEESSMSGARALADAGRPLGRAAVIGEPTGLKPIRLHKGVMMERIDILGRSGHSSDPSLGHSALEAMHDAIGELRGLRLLWQREYRNPQFSVPQPTMNFGCIHGGDNPNRICGQCSLEFDLRPLPGMDPEVLRAAIRQKLEPLAERHQVKIDYAPLFPEVPPFEQPEDAELVRVAQRLTGHRAEAVAFGTEAPYLQRLGCETLVLGPGDIACAHQPGEYLEMSRLTPTVRLLRELIEHYCLKPA
- a CDS encoding CYTH domain-containing protein, which codes for MQKETEIKLRVSRETLAALREHPLLKKRNKSGWERLELMNQYFDTPERDLAQAKVALRLRKDGDAIIQTLKTRGQSVAGLSQRNEYNWDLPKAKLDVKKLDGECWPEQLAELDKKTLKPIFTTDFVRERAEIAWGRGKAKVVIEAALDLGHVVVGKQKEEICELELELREGEPAALLELAAELAATLALMPCDISKAERGYRLYDASSYSLSLPAPQIHAEMPLDDAFAAIMWHLLGSSQRLAEQYRFNGHWRLLQDWVDNLGELRALIGSLGQAAPRQSTSELRSVLDALLEDWRPLVQAGDDDEDIRKAAPEQFVEELDDVRWGLFSLNLSRWLLARTWTADRNVRGNRQGAAQITNWLPRLLADDAVALQLPRYQQQPEDLAEQLPRIERIQAWLHHARQVVDIPELDRLYGELNKLVQLANQPITDESLDARMHQAIAVYQNRAWKTLLRL
- a CDS encoding Lrp/AsnC family transcriptional regulator, translating into MQSDLDVYDRRILALLQEDASLSSAQIAEQVGLSQSPCWRRIQRLKEEGVIRGQVTLLDRKKIGLNTQIFAEVKLNAHGRSNFTEFTDAIRGFPEVLECYVLMGAVDFLLRIVTSDIEAYERFFFEKLSMVPGIQEVNSIVALSEIKSTTSLPVLR